Proteins from a genomic interval of Blastopirellula marina:
- a CDS encoding endonuclease V, which translates to MAPTDLHEVANTFATGIPNLIDQVDQLVRAIPVGSVATYGDLAKSLGDSVASRWVATYLLDPACGVANLSHRVVRSTGEVGLHFSESIEAKIELLRGEGVVVVNDSIDLKIYRAQLPTIVPSLAKLKAWQRDFECPVETDFAVAKIQTIGGIDVSYGKKQAVSACCLLKSSGQTKIATHTYTGIANFPYITGYLAFREIPLHLNLLAQMQSAGTLPDVLLIDGNGRLHPRRMGIATMLGAITGIPTIGVAKKLIYGVIQVPKLKVGQWEPIVASKDEPDEILGYAIMPHTKTKHPIYVSRGFGIDDDSMKAIIERCLAGHRSPEPIYWADRESRKIASTL; encoded by the coding sequence ATGGCCCCTACTGATCTTCATGAAGTTGCCAACACGTTCGCAACAGGTATCCCGAATCTGATCGACCAGGTCGATCAACTGGTTCGCGCGATCCCAGTGGGCTCGGTGGCAACCTATGGTGATCTGGCGAAATCGCTGGGCGACTCGGTCGCGAGCCGCTGGGTGGCGACCTATCTGCTCGATCCGGCCTGTGGTGTGGCAAACCTTTCGCACCGTGTTGTTCGCTCGACCGGGGAAGTGGGTCTGCACTTCTCAGAAAGTATTGAGGCGAAGATCGAGCTACTTCGCGGCGAAGGGGTTGTGGTCGTTAACGATTCCATCGATCTCAAGATCTACCGCGCCCAACTGCCGACGATAGTTCCTTCGCTGGCCAAGCTGAAGGCCTGGCAGCGTGATTTTGAGTGTCCCGTGGAAACTGACTTCGCGGTTGCCAAGATTCAAACGATTGGCGGGATCGATGTCTCGTATGGAAAGAAGCAAGCCGTTTCGGCCTGTTGTCTTTTGAAATCCAGCGGACAAACGAAGATCGCCACGCACACCTACACAGGCATCGCGAATTTCCCCTATATCACCGGCTATCTGGCCTTTCGCGAGATACCGCTGCACCTGAACCTTCTGGCCCAGATGCAATCCGCCGGCACGCTGCCGGATGTGCTACTGATCGATGGCAACGGACGGCTGCATCCGCGGCGGATGGGGATTGCGACGATGCTGGGTGCGATCACAGGCATCCCAACCATTGGCGTGGCCAAGAAGCTGATCTACGGTGTGATCCAGGTACCCAAGCTAAAAGTGGGCCAGTGGGAACCGATCGTCGCTTCGAAGGACGAGCCTGACGAGATCCTCGGTTATGCCATCATGCCGCATACCAAGACGAAACATCCGATCTATGTTTCACGAGGTTTCGGCATAGACGACGACTCGATGAAGGCGATTATCGAGCGTTGCCTGGCGGGACATCGCTCGCCGGAACCGATCTACTGGGCCGATCGCGAAAGCCGCAAGATTGCTAGCACGTTATAA
- a CDS encoding VanZ family protein, which translates to MSLRKVPLIATIVLIGLWAIAFTATHLPMDPNKEQLFPHVDKFVHAGIYAILAFTALFAATAWNYRWSLLLAATVALALVGLGMFDELTQMFVAGRTADPLDLAADTLGAIMGICVFGLAKGGRGQQELPASESPLKP; encoded by the coding sequence ATGTCGCTGCGAAAAGTCCCTCTGATAGCCACCATCGTCCTGATTGGACTGTGGGCGATTGCTTTCACGGCGACGCATTTGCCGATGGATCCCAACAAGGAACAGTTGTTCCCGCACGTCGATAAGTTCGTGCATGCCGGTATTTACGCGATTCTGGCCTTCACGGCCCTCTTCGCTGCAACTGCCTGGAACTACCGCTGGTCGCTACTGTTGGCAGCGACGGTCGCGCTGGCCCTGGTGGGGTTAGGCATGTTCGACGAACTGACCCAGATGTTTGTAGCGGGGCGAACGGCCGACCCGCTCGATCTTGCGGCCGATACCTTAGGTGCGATCATGGGAATCTGCGTGTTTGGCTTGGCGAAAGGTGGTCGCGGGCAACAGGAACTGCCTGCTAGCGAGTCCCCCCTGAAACCCTAG
- a CDS encoding GDP-mannose 4,6-dehydratase, whose amino-acid sequence MAILITGGAGFIGSHLTQILLKQSDAQLVTIDNFNDYYDPALKRENVKPVANEPRVTQIEGDFCDSAAMKRLFDEHDIDQVVHLGAMAGVRISVQKPEMYQQANVAGTLSLLEAARHHPVKRFLLASSSTVYGKGAGIPFREDAPLGIPASPYGATKRAAELLCLTYHQLHGVPAACLRPFSVYGPRLRPDLALTIFAKAVHEGTPIPLFGDGSIRRDFTHVSDICQGFISALTAEGVVGQEINLGHSDPIEMRRLIELLEKSFDKKAVIDYQPERPEDLPITYANLEKAEKLLGYGPKVLIEDGIQEYVDWFRSWHG is encoded by the coding sequence ATGGCCATTCTGATCACCGGCGGAGCCGGTTTCATTGGTAGTCACCTGACACAGATCCTGCTAAAGCAATCGGACGCGCAGCTCGTCACGATCGACAACTTCAACGACTACTACGATCCGGCGCTGAAGCGAGAAAACGTGAAGCCGGTCGCCAATGAGCCCCGCGTCACGCAGATCGAAGGGGACTTCTGCGATTCGGCGGCTATGAAGCGGCTGTTCGACGAGCACGATATCGACCAGGTCGTTCACTTGGGCGCGATGGCCGGCGTGCGAATCAGTGTGCAGAAGCCTGAGATGTATCAGCAAGCCAACGTGGCCGGGACCTTGAGCCTATTGGAAGCGGCCCGGCATCATCCGGTGAAGCGGTTCCTGCTGGCGTCGTCTTCCACGGTGTACGGCAAAGGGGCCGGTATTCCGTTTCGGGAAGATGCCCCGCTTGGCATTCCGGCCAGTCCATACGGCGCAACCAAGCGGGCCGCCGAACTATTGTGCCTGACCTATCACCAACTGCACGGCGTGCCGGCGGCGTGTCTGCGTCCGTTCAGCGTTTACGGACCACGACTTCGCCCGGACCTGGCCCTGACCATCTTCGCCAAGGCAGTCCACGAAGGGACCCCGATTCCCTTGTTCGGCGATGGCAGCATCCGCCGCGACTTCACCCACGTCAGCGACATTTGCCAAGGCTTCATTTCCGCTCTTACGGCGGAAGGGGTCGTCGGCCAGGAGATCAACCTCGGGCACAGCGACCCGATCGAGATGCGCCGCTTGATCGAGCTGCTCGAAAAGTCGTTCGACAAAAAAGCGGTTATCGATTACCAGCCTGAACGTCCCGAAGACTTGCCGATCACCTATGCCAATCTCGAAAAGGCGGAAAAGCTGTTGGGGTACGGCCCGAAAGTACTGATTGAGGACGGCATCCAGGAATACGTCGATTGGTTCCGCAGTTGGCACGGCTAA
- a CDS encoding DUF1080 domain-containing protein gives MRTATIAFGLALILIASTTLSAEEAKEKAKAKPLFDGKTLENFEVPQFGGDGEVEVKDGVISMGQGAMLTGITYKRDDFPKTNYELTWEARRTMGIDFFAAATFPVKDSHCSFIPGGWGGAVVGLSNIDGEDASENETTTYIAFKDDQWYQFKVRVTDKKIEAWIDDKQVVDANIEGKKISTRNEVDLSHPMGIAAWQSAAEIRKIELRELGK, from the coding sequence ATGCGTACCGCCACCATTGCCTTCGGTCTTGCTCTCATTCTGATCGCTTCCACGACTCTCTCGGCCGAGGAAGCCAAAGAGAAGGCGAAGGCCAAGCCGCTGTTCGACGGCAAGACGCTCGAAAACTTCGAGGTCCCGCAGTTCGGCGGCGATGGTGAGGTCGAAGTCAAAGACGGCGTGATCAGCATGGGGCAAGGGGCCATGCTAACCGGCATCACCTACAAGCGAGACGACTTCCCGAAGACCAACTACGAGCTGACCTGGGAAGCCCGACGTACGATGGGGATCGACTTCTTCGCCGCCGCCACGTTCCCAGTGAAGGACAGCCACTGCAGCTTCATCCCCGGCGGCTGGGGCGGAGCGGTTGTTGGCCTGAGCAACATCGACGGGGAAGACGCCTCGGAAAACGAAACGACCACCTACATCGCCTTCAAAGACGACCAGTGGTACCAATTCAAAGTCCGCGTCACCGACAAAAAGATCGAAGCCTGGATCGACGACAAACAGGTGGTCGACGCGAACATCGAAGGCAAGAAGATCTCGACACGCAACGAGGTCGATCTATCGCACCCCATGGGAATCGCTGCCTGGCAGAGTGCAGCGGAGATTCGGAAGATTGAGTTACGCGAGCTGGGGAAGTAG